Below is a genomic region from Trichoderma asperellum chromosome 2, complete sequence.
tcttcaGGCTGGGGCTCTTCATCcttattcttcttggccgACTTCTTATtcgtctttgctttcttcttgggAGGCTGAGCAGCAACCAGTTCTTCCTGGGCTACTCCTTCGTCGTTATCCGAGAGGGTATGGATGAAGTCGTCCTCAATTGACCTCTTCTGTGACGGCGCCATGTTGAAAAATACTTGCAATGTGTTTGCGACAAGAAACTTCCAACTCTGGCGGGGCCGCAAGCAAAAATTCGAGGCAGTGACTTTTTTTGCGCCCAGACGCTTTTTTTCTGCCGGTTTTGAAAATTTTGGCGGTGAGGCAGCTCCCCAGCCAGCAATAATTACGGCAGATTAGCGGCTATCTCTCCCTAGCTGTTTCTCCGAGCAACCCCGCTGATTGGACGGCGCTGTCAAAATACAGGCCTGTAAACGAAGCCTTGACATTACAACACGCGAACGAATAGCTGAATAAATTTCTCCTGTCATCCTCATTTCGCTGCCCTGCGCCACGACACCGGCTCGGCAGTCCCTTTTCTACGCGATACCCGGCCTCTTCACCCTAccttttttacttatttattttcccaTTTAGCGTCTGCATCCGCACGGCGAGAGCTATTCGACCGgctgtctttgctttctGTTGTGTACTATCTATAGCCTGATAAAATGGGTGAATCCAGGTACGGTGCATTTCCCTACGCTGCGCCCCCCGGGAGCCGATGGAGGAGCACGGCTAACTGCAGACAACAGACAAGAGCTTCTTAATTGGCTGAACAGCCTCCTGCAGCTCAACATCACCAAGGTTGAGCAATGCGGCACTGGGTGAGTGTTATTGTTTTGGCACCCCGCCTGACGGACGAACGACCCCGCTACAATGCAAACAAGTCTGACACGAAGCTTCTCTGCAGCGCCGCGCTCTGCCAGGTCTTTGACAGCATATTCATGGATGTGCCCATGTCCAAGGTCAAGTTCAACGCCAGCGGCGACTATGCGTACATTCAAAACTTCAAGGTGTTGCAGAGTATGTGTGCCCTCGCCCAAGCCCCCTTGATGGGCGGACCCCTTTTTGCGCAGACCATGTCCTGACGGCCCACATCAACATAGACACCTTCCTCAAGCACCAAGTTGATAAGCCCATCCCCGTCGAGTCGTTGGTGAAATGCAAGATGCAGGATAACCTGGAGTTCCTGCAATGGACGAAGAAGTTCTGGGACCTCAACTTCCCCGACCACGACTACGACGCAGTTGCACGAAGAAAGGGTGGCGGTATGCCGGCCGCGGCTGCAGCGCCCAGGGCTGCCGCTGTTAGCTCAAGCGCCGCTCGAAGAGGCGGCACGACCCCCAGCACCGGCCCTCGCCTTGCCGCCAAGGCCGGCCCCAGCCCTGCTACCGCTGCTCTGCAGGCAGAGAATGCGACTCTGAAGGAGACTGTCACTGGTCTGGAGCGCGAGCGAGATTTCTACTTTAGCAAGCTCCGTGACATTGAGCTGCTGATTCAACAGGCTGTGGAGGAGGATCCCGAGCTTGAGAAGCAGGAGGATGGCTTGGTCAAGCACATCCAGTCCATCCTGTACTCGACCGAGGAGGGCTTCGAGATTCCCGCCGAGGGTGAGGGTTTGGATGACCAGGAGACTTTCTAAACGGGGTAGTGTCTTTTGTCGGGGTGTAGGATTTGGCTGCttagaaaaggggggagggggagaggtAGGGAGATGGAGTGCTGTGGGGGATTGGAATTGGAATTGATTCAAAGCATATGGCCGTGCATGCATGATAGACGCATTCATGGGTGCCGTCATttacatctttttttttttttttttgttgctgttAGAGGACTTAGGGTGTCAAATCCTATAGAGCAAACTAGTACTATAACTGTTTGGACaatactactattaataCGTCTTTGTGTGGATGTTGCTATTTCTGTCTTGTCGTTGCCCTTCATTGTGATATCAAAATGCAGTTAGTGCATTGTACGGAATATCGAGCCCCGAATTTATCGTCGTATCAGTCAGCCCAACCGGTGCGGAGCACGATGCATCAGATCGCATGCTGGAAGCGGTCAAGTGCACGAAGGTCATAGAACAAGAACAACATGGATTGTATCCACAGTCGCATTTACAACTCCTGTACAGTCTCTTTCATGTAGCAGCGCGACCTCCTTCAGCTTGCATGTGGTTCGTGAGGCGCACGCGACATCGGCATCTTGCATGCAATGCTATCCGAGCGCCCAGCACGGTACAAAGGAATGGGGCAATGAAGCTGCACGTGTACCCTTACCCGGCATCCGTCGTGACCTATTTGGAGGGGCACTTGTGCTAAAAGATGCAGGGCTTTTAGGGCTATTGAGGCTCATGCCCTGTAGATTAAAGAGATTCACGACAGTGCCTAGATCTAAGGCTTCCTCTGTTCTCGATGTGTCGTATCTCTTGTCCGATCTTGTGAGACTGGATCGTGGCAGGCCGGCCGTACTCGTGTGAATAGGCTGCTATTTAGCTGCCTAGCTTCGCAGCTGAGCTCGTACTCGGGAGAGGCTGGCAATTAAACAGCCGGGCAGGGGTCCATCCAACTCCACCGCTAGTTGAGTTCAGGGCGGTAGAGGTAGCATTACGGGGAGCGGCCATCAACTGGCAGGCACTAAAAGCCGGGACGGTTCCACTGAGACTCCCCCAAAGATCCATACCGTACACGGACGAGGAGCCCGTCATTCTGGCgcttgcatcatcatcggaACTTTAAAACCCAGATAGATGCCACTTTGCGAGCCGTGAATTTGTCGGTGGATTTCTCAAGCAACGTTGGCGACAAGAAACATCAAACCCTTGTATTATCTACTCGGAAAGAAATACCATTCGCTGAATAGCCCTGCGGTTAACATAGAGGCGAACGATACCGCCATGGCGCCACCGCCCGAGATTGCGATACCCTCAACGAGCGTTTCTGATGAAGGCTCGTCGAAGCCTTATACCCTGTACAACATTAGCCTCCGCCTGCCACTGCGCTCCTTCATCGTCCAGAAGCGATACTCCGAGTTCGACGCCCTCCACAGCGCTCTGGTCGAGCAAGTCGgcgcgccgccgccacacCCCCTGCCCGGCAAGCACTGGCTCAGGTCGACCATCAACTCCCCGGACCTCACACACGAGCGACAGGTCGGCCTCGAGAAATACCTCCGAGCAATTGCAGAGACGCCAGATCGGAGATGGCGGGACACTTCGGCCTGGAGAACGTTCTTGAATCTACCCAGTTCTAGCACGAGCAATTCTACAGTGTCGGCGGCAGGTATGGTTGGCACTGCCTCGGGGGTGGCGGATCCGGGAGCTTGGCTTGATGTTCACAGGGAAGTGAAGCAGTGTTTGCATGAGGCGCGACAATCCCTTTCGAAGCGAGACGGCGCGGCCGACAGCGGCAATttttcggcggcggcggaggctgcggcggcggccaagaGGGTGCTTGTGAAGGCATCGGGACTGGTCAACAATCTTTCCGATGGTCTTCGTAGGATGCAAGAGTCGGGTAGATTGGGTGATGGCGAGATACGGCGGAGACGGGACCTTGTCTCGGCGGCCAAGATGGAGCGAGATGGGTTGGATAAGCTTGCCAGCAGCATGCCAGGAGCTCCGGCGGCTACCAGTCGTGGCGGAATGGGCCAAGTGCAGGCTTCCTCTTCCAACAGATCGAACCTCTTGGGGGGACATAGGCCCGCGCCGACGGGTAGGGTATTGGGTGCACCGTTACCCGAGACGGATCGGACGAGGGAGCTCGACAACCAaggcgtgctgctgctgcagaagcgAGAGATGGAATCCCAGGACCAGGCGATCGATCAGCTGGCGGCAATCATACGGAGGCAGAAAGAAATGGGCATCCAGATCAACGAGGAGGTGGAGCGACAGACGGAGCTGCTGGACTCACTCGACGAGGACGTCGATCGGGTCGAAGGCAAAGTCAGGATCGCCAACAGGCGTATTAAGAAGATGTGACTGGGCGTCATCATGGCGCTCCTTCAGATGATTTTTCTCGCGATGCGGATTCTGGCTTATTGGCTCTGGGTTGGAAAGACGCTGTCTGATGCTTTGGTTTGGGTATGGGAGTTTGTGCTTGTGATTCTTTATAAGGGTGGGAAGCTGGTATAAacgtcctttttttattcgtttgtttttctt
It encodes:
- a CDS encoding uncharacterized protein (BUSCO:EOG092D3XC6); amino-acid sequence: MDVPMSKVKFNASGDYAYIQNFKVLQNTFLKHQVDKPIPVESLVKCKMQDNLEFLQWTKKFWDLNFPDHDYDAVARRKGGGMPAAAAAPRAAAVSSSAARRGGTTPSTGPRLAAKAGPSPATAALQAENATLKETVTGLERERDFYFSKLRDIELLIQQAVEEDPELEKQEDGLVKHIQSILYSTEEGFEIPAEGEGLDDQETF